ACAATTTTCATTAATGCTGCATTGATTGAACTGGAATTACACCTCTAATTCTTCAAGTTtttcatttattgttttggtcTGGCCATAGGGTACCTGATGTCGATCAGAACAGAATTGAGTACTAAAAAGGCAAACTGACATGAGGAAAATATGCCTCCAAATTCCTTGTAACTTCCAGTGAAGGTGAATTTTATTCTCTCCTTTGATAGGAACTGATATCATCATTTATGACTAAATATTGCTTCCATTGCCACTACTATAAGCTTGGTGTTTCATTATTTTCTGTCTCTGTTACCCTACACCATGAAGCTATTTTGTAAGGGATTCTTACCAGAACCACCATCCATTGCCAGGgcaccaccaccaaccaccgCAACATGACATGACCACCTCATACAAGACCAAGAGGTCCAAGATTGACGCTACAATCACCATCCTCTGCCTCTCTTCAAGATGACATTCCTTGATATCTGAATTGGTGAGACAGTTTGTATTATGTATTTTTGGTTTCAGTTAGTTTGTGACGAATGGATTGATTCaaggaattttttaatttatttttattttttatgataacaATCAAAATAATCTTATGGAATTAAGTAGTTCTTCAAGGGAACTAGGCCTCCTTGGAATTAAGAAGTAAGAACAAGAAATAGAAACTAAGAGATAGACAAGGAAGAGAGCAATTTGCTTACAATTAGCTATAGCTTCTTATAGTACAATTCCCTTCCCAACACAAGTCCCCAAATCCCAATCCGTTACAACAATATCAACTAATCCTAACTAACAACTGACTATAATGCCAACTCAGAAGCCAAGGCTAACTGCCAATGCAACTAACTTTCAGTACTTATCACTTCAGCAAAGCACAACTCTGATCGAATTAAGTTTCCTGGTCAATGATTGGAAATAGTTGATGAATGATAGAAGCCAATGGTTCCAAGTATCAAGAAGACAGCGTAGAATATGCAAGCATTGTAGCCCAGGAACTCTAGCAGGTTCATTGAAATTCTAGCGTTTGCTCTAGCATAGAAATAGGGGCCATACGCAAACATGAAAATGGCGACTGATCCCCCACGAAACACAGATCTGCATTGCAGATTGACTTAGATCAACAGATAGATGGATagatatttgattttaaaaaaaaaaatcaaattaggaATAAGGAAGGCCCCAAACATAGTTTGTATGATGACAATAAGGAATGCCCCAAACATAGTACTAATTGCACCACAGACTTTCAAATTGTACAAGCTTGCATAGATTTCATCCATCAAAATGTAGATAACGCAGAAAGGCAGAAGGCCCCCAAAGAACACTTCATGAGCAAGTGTCTTCATGTACCAAGCCTGATTATGAATCTCACTTTGGAAGTTTATGCTGGAACAAGCTATTTCGGATTCTTTTAGGGAAGACTGCCCCAATCTGCCACCCAAAGTTAGGATTCCGAAAGCAAAGGGTAACATAATGATTTTCCAAAGATAATTATACCAATCGTGCAGAAGTGACACCCCTGTTGTGATTGCCTTTAATGTAATTATGGCAAGACCTGTTATGAACACCGGGACAAAGTATAGGGTCCCAGTTTGGAAAACACATTCTCTCTGCAAGAAAAATCGTTTGCCACATAATTAAAAACCTGAATCATAAAGACTTTAATACAGAAACTACTGTGATACTGTATACGTTAATTACAACTACTGTATTACCCATCCACTTCTTGTGAAACTAGAGTGGAATGAAGCAGCCTTGTATCCAGAAACCAATGATGTAAGAACATAACTCGTGATGATCCAAGTATACAGTCTCTCATGATTGCAAGTATATAGGCTACCAGTATATAAAGCCAAAATGAAGAGGATGCAAACTCTGCAAATGGAATTCGTAAGTGACATGTGACAACATTTTTCAGAATAAAATcgcccaaaaaacccaaaatagcTAGAATTCAGAATTGGagggaaaaaattgaattaacaAACATATGGCTTACATAATGAACAGTTGAGTTCCAACACCTAGAATGGCCCCAAGTAGGGATGAATACCGAAGACACCTGCATCTATAACCATGAATACGAAAAGAGTTCCTGCAGTAGAATTTGATTTGATCATCGTTAGGTGAATACAATGGCCTGCTTGAATGGAACTACACCAACAAAAAGGAATGGAGTGAGTACCGAGTAAAATAATCTCTAAGGTATGTCACAATCACAATACAAAGCAACCCAATCCAGACgaaaatgatgatatttttagCATAAGACATAGGATCATCTCCTCCAACGGGCTCGAACAAGTCACTGACCGATGACAGAACATGTGTTTCGTCCAAAAGCTTTTCATTGGGATCAAATTCATCCCAGTAGACGGAATACGTGAACTTGACATTGACTTCAGTGTCCTCAGACACATCCGCTACAGTCTCGTCGTAATTCATAACATATATAGCTGTCACTTTGTTACCCAAGTAAAGGATATGAAAGTCCAGGTGACTGAAAATATAAATCCTTTGACCTATTACATTTGGGTCCTGCAAATTGCCGTACTCATCTACGGACCTGTTATCTCCAACTCTCACTTTCAATCCAATGTTATCATAGTATAACTCGTACATAGTTTCATTTAAAACTGCATCTCTAAATTTCGCAACCTCTTCTCTCGTCAGAGTTTTCTCACAAAGAAGTTTCTCCACTGTTTTCGTCTTGAATCTCAATACATACCCAGTGTTGACATAGCAATCCCCTGCTGTAACTTCTTGAAGCGATTTCTTTCTGTTGGGCATTGGATCTATTTATTGCGATGTCAGTTAGAAAATGCATAGGAATGggaaatcataaattttatacTAATTTGAGAGTAGATCCTATTGAATTAATTAGGCAAAATTTGCTAAATAGtacctttttagaaaaaaaaatttggtgaatAACATGCGACTGAAGTTTCCTAAACTTGAATTCcacgtggtttttttttttttttttttttttttttttttttttttttttaactccacGCCAGACCTATACTAGTTGGACCTCGAGTTtgttaaactcgattttgggttGGAACTCTATTTtgccaaactcgagttccaaaaacagtttatataactaaataactaaaaattttcttaaaatgtaCTATTCAACAAATTTTGCCCAAATTAATTATCTTATCTACGCCTAGAAACTAAATTCACAAACCAAGAAAATTATTCTTACATCCAGGAGGGCAGAATGGcaaatcaaaatacaaatatgCCTCActacaattgaaaaaaaaaaaaaaaatagacagaGATGCATCAAATTCATGAGGAGGTCCAAAaagtattttcctttttaattatCTCAGGCATTCACAAAAAGTATACACAACCTTTGTTGCTCACTAACAATATGATTAGAAAACGTTGAAAGAGATGAGAGATTTCAAAGAGAAATGTAGAAATGAATTACCATGGACCTCTTTGATTAGGATAAGCTATGCTGGCGAGGAGAGGAATGTAATTGCCTTCCTTGTACCCCTGATCTTGCTTCCTTGAAGGTTCAGTTCTCAGAGTTCGAATTGCGAATACCAGAGCCGGAAGAGTAACCAGTATCAGAACCAAGAAACTTGTTGTTTCTCTACGAGCCATGGATTCTCTGTGATtctgagagagaaagtgagagacAGATTTTGAAGAGCTTGAGTATTTAGGAGGGAAAAGCTGTTAGTGTTGCTTGTTTGTATACGGTTCGTTACGCGGGTTCTTTTAATCTAGGTCGTTCTTTTTTGATGGAGTTAATCAGAAATTTTGGACGGTAAAAGATTGACTTGGATTCTGTTGGACTGGCGGGTGGTTAATTATTTTGGATAACAGAATTATGTTGCGGGCAGTAATCAAGTCACAAGTTGGTGAAATAACACATTATCCAATAGGCCAATAACCCATGTAATATTGAACCAAATAACCCACAtgaacgattttttttttttggatgtgaaaatttgagtttatatcaaaatataatttacataGCTATTTATTAGAACTAGCTATTCACGCACCATTTGAACTAGTCATAGATTCATATGGTGcgtgagaataaataattattttgtaattatattataataataatttgttctctaaaatttagtaaaatttgttgaagataatttatgctctctaaaaattaaacaatttataaaattattttccatttttctatCTTTACTAATATACCAAAGTTGATTAAAATAGACCAAATGGACCCAAGTGGattgaaatggaccaaatttgaccaaaattgataaaaattgacTGAAGTTTACCCAAATGGACTAAAATGGATTGAATTAGGACCaatatctctaatttctaatgtgGCTTAACATAAAtatagtaacaataaatgctacgcttcagtttttaaatattatatagatgataatcgtcctaagaaaaagagaaatttgaaacttaaaaaatttagttgtatTAAAAAAGAGATTAGGAAAACATAATGCACTTTAATAGAAgttagaagatttttttttttttttttgaaaatgaagttAGAAGAATTTGAATCAcctcaaaaaacaataatatcaaTTGAACACatccaaaataatataatgatatattCATGGAGAGTCAAGAGACAAAGAAATGGAACtactcttaaaattttt
The DNA window shown above is from Quercus lobata isolate SW786 chromosome 7, ValleyOak3.0 Primary Assembly, whole genome shotgun sequence and carries:
- the LOC115952030 gene encoding transmembrane 9 superfamily member 5-like; translation: MPNRKKSLQEVTAGDCYVNTGYVLRFKTKTVEKLLCEKTLTREEVAKFRDAVLNETMYELYYDNIGLKVRVGDNRSVDEYGNLQDPNVIGQRIYIFSHLDFHILYLGNKVTAIYVMNYDETVADVSEDTEVNVKFTYSVYWDEFDPNEKLLDETHVLSSVSDLFEPVGGDDPMSYAKNIIIFVWIGLLCIVIVTYLRDYFTRYSLHSFLLV